In Uranotaenia lowii strain MFRU-FL chromosome 2, ASM2978415v1, whole genome shotgun sequence, one genomic interval encodes:
- the LOC129741103 gene encoding zinc finger protein 493-like, producing the protein MKKKPNLLLALPRIVIIVRDQQQQQQQREADRALRKGTPGRSRFELLSYSCFQTKTSSQSDLSCEVCRKVFKYQHTLKQHEETHYGIKKFECNICNMRFLHKGSLKVHLRMHTGEMPYQCPHCPKRFRGQSSLDCHVFRHTKQGTKCPQCSSVFATPSIVKQHIREVHTTERSHTCQICGSNYKHLKSLRLHLRNHQKRDCPECGQVFQSVYAMMTHRKIHAEDHFQYKCEYCDRKFERLEELDTHRKLRGRAFQCETCCHSFNKASYLENHSRRFHWKEMGLEQLKIAPPKNGWNRKGVPKPKKQKNLELVEHQTSVVYNDKNYQEIRGLETQTEQHTFEVVEHSAFANESKQVVTTITTEIEPVFSQEENRGNYSDHPYEDDDYSFDLKDIKDSKPYYEVNDDVEKQEHISGTENESPLATILAEEQENPTSFVDTIVLEAKHEFKNEETIKQETFDNDHACQTTLNVELESKSKSRKRKTTRFLPNKAVKKELFCPFCGESVEGRLALREHKNICHSNADDGIAPYICEVCGKSYSSSTSLHTHLLCHISERRFQCDKCPKQFSFRCYLENHRRVQHLQDLLVCSLCGKQFKYAQDLKVHTRQHEDSKPFKCDLCPSTFRFPSALRSHKACHDAAVFKCDICQKCFKYDNSLRVHKRLHSDSNKFHCPICNREFNTKAPMLRHMTVHSAERELKCAVCEKIFYKKIHLGIHQTKEHPNHPLIGKTAKIHTCKVCGQEFTKKSNLTAHNLIHGSVYKYKCQLCEDQQFKQHAGLRHHLVHFHKVELRKREAKRPTDELGKQTQKPVEIGTTVISGTLAPGIALMHNGNEFMLQQIQCE; encoded by the exons TTGCTTCCAGACCAAAACATCCTCCCAGTCAGACTTATCGTGTGAAGTCTGCCGAAAAGTATTCAAATATCAACATACCCTGAAGCAACACGAGGAGACACATTACGGAATCAAGAAATTTGAATGCAATATTTGCAACATGCGCTTCCTGCATAAAGGATCATTAAAAGTGCACCTTCGGATGCACACCGGCGAAATGCCTTACCAATGTCCTCATTGTCCGAAGCGATTTCGTGGTCAATCGTCGCTCGATTGCCACGTCTTTCGTCATACCAAACAGGGCACTAAGTGCCCTCAGTGCTCTTCGGTGTTCGCAACGCCCTCGATTGTTAAGCAACACATCCGCGAGGTGCACACAACGGAACGGTCCCACACTTGTCAGATATGTGGTTCCAAttataaacatttgaaaagtcTGCGGTTACATTTACGAAACCACCAAAAACGAGACTGTCCAGAGTGTGGACAAGTTTTTCAAAGTGTGTACGCAATGATGACACACCGGAAAATTCATGCGGAAGATCACTTCCAGTACAAGTGCGAATATTGTGACCGGAAGTTTGAAAGACTGGAAGAACTAGATACGCACAGGAAACTTCGGGGCCGTGCTTTCCAGTGCGAAACGTGTTGTCACAGCTTCAACAAGGCTAGCTACCTAGAGAATCACTCTCGGCGTTTCCACTGGAAAGAGATGGGTTTGGAGCAGCTGAAAATCGCACCCCCCAAGAATGGTTGGAATCGAAAGGGTGTTCCGAAACCGAAGAAACAGAAGAACCTGGAATTAGTGGAACATCAAACTTCGGTTGtatataatgacaaaaattatcaagaaaTTAGAGGTTTAGAGACACAAACGGAACAACATACATTTGAAGTGGTCGAACATTCAGCCTTTGCCAATGAATCGAAACAGGTTGTCACAACAATAACGACAGAAATTGAACCTGTGTTTTCGCAGGAGGAAAATAGAGGAAATTACTCCGACCATCCCTACGAAGATGATGACTATAGCTTTGATTTAAAGGATATTAAGGATTCCAAACCATACTATGAGGTAAATGATGATGTTGAAAAGCAGGAACATATTTCCGGTACTGAAAATGAGAGCCCACTGGCG acaattttggcAGAAGAACAGGAAAATCCAACATCCTTTGTTGATACAATTGTACTGGAAGCGAAAcacgaatttaaaaatgaagaaaccaTAAAGCAAGAAACCTTCGATAACGATCATGCATGTCAAACAACTTTAAATGTAGAACTGGAATCTAAATCCAAAAGTCGCAAACGAAAAACTACCCGCTTCCTGCCAAACAAAGCTGTGAAAAAGGAACTGTTTTGCCCATTTTGTGGGGAGTCCGTCGAAGGTCGTCTAGCATTACGGGAACACAAGAACATTTGTCACTCAAATGCAGACGATGGTATTGCT CCTTATATATGTGAAGTGTGTGGAAAATCGTATTCCTCATCTACGTCCCTTCACACTCATCTCCTATGTCACATATCGGAACGGCGATTTCAATGTGATAAGTGCCCGAAACAATTTTCTTTCCGCTGTTATCTGGAAAACCACCGACGGGTACAACATCTACAAGATTTACTCGTGTGTTCTCTTTGTGGCAAGCAGTTTAAATATGCTCAGGATTTGAAAGTGCACACACGACAGCACGAGGATAGCAAACCATTCAAATGTGACCTCTGTCCTTCGACTTTTCGGTTCCCTAGTGCCCTGCGGAGTCACAAGGCGTGTCACGATGCGGCTGTCTTCAAATGCGATATCTgccaaaaatgtttcaaatatgaCAACAGCCTTCGGGTTCACAAACGCTTGCACTCAGATAGTAACAAATTTCACTGCCCCATTTGCAATCGAGAGTTTAACACCAAAGCCCCCATGCTAAGGCATATGACTGTCCACTCGGCCGAACGAGAACTAAAGTGTGCAGTTTGTGAGAAAATcttctacaaaaaaattcacctcggTATCCATCAAACGAAGGAGCATCCCAATCATCCGCTGATAGGTAAAACAGCTAAAATTCATACTTGTAAAGTTTGCGGTCAAGAGTTTACCAAAAAGAGCAATTTGACTGCCCATAATCTCATCCACGGAAGCGTTTACAAATACAAGTGCCAGCTCTGCGAGGATCAACAATTCAAACAGCATGCTGGTTTGCGACATCATCTGGTGCACTTCCACAAGGTGGAACTTCGGAAACGAGAAGCGAAAAGACCCACAGATGAGCTAGGGAAACAAACTCAAAAGCCCGTTGAAATCGGAACAACCGTTATCAGCGGAACTTTGGCACCGGGAATAGCGTTGATGCATAACGGAAACGAGTTTATGCTACAGCAAATTCAATGTGAGTGA